Proteins from one Mycobacterium sp. EPa45 genomic window:
- a CDS encoding chloride channel protein yields MNRRDLEFGCAVLAIGLLAGLAGAATTLLLHAVEHLTFHYSFGTLLEGVTGSSPVRRAVGPTVGGALAGLGWWLLRRRTRVPSLSEAISARGPLPRLALSLDAGLQVLLVGTGASLGREGAPRQFAAALGDLGTSRWALTASDRRILLGCAAGAGLAAVYSVPMGGALFAIQIALPGAAGPATSGGSWSLRAVGTAMITSSIAVAVAAPVTHLEVPLHWPDPELSYLLTGFAVLISPLALAVGRGFNRLMAYTKGHRVGDSWLLIPAIAAAGLLVGVLSHWWPELPGNGKSVLTVSVASGLTLASAGVILLLKPLVTAVFLRAGAVGGMLTPALATGAAMGSVVAVVVNTWTPMTVSVPAVSLACAAGVLAITQGAPAWAALFVWELARPPWWLLIVFAAAAYAASLLDGFLRRRREIQLNSPARH; encoded by the coding sequence GTGAACCGGCGCGACCTGGAGTTCGGCTGTGCGGTCCTGGCGATCGGGCTGCTGGCCGGGCTTGCGGGCGCCGCGACCACGCTGTTGCTGCACGCCGTCGAACACCTCACCTTCCACTACAGCTTCGGGACACTTCTTGAGGGCGTCACCGGGTCGAGCCCGGTGCGCCGCGCGGTCGGCCCGACGGTCGGCGGTGCGCTGGCCGGTTTGGGCTGGTGGCTGCTGCGGCGCCGGACCCGGGTGCCGTCACTCTCGGAAGCCATCAGTGCCCGCGGGCCGTTGCCGCGGCTGGCGTTGTCGCTCGACGCCGGCCTGCAAGTTCTGCTGGTGGGCACCGGTGCCTCGCTGGGTCGGGAAGGAGCACCGCGGCAGTTCGCCGCGGCGCTCGGCGATCTGGGCACGTCGAGGTGGGCGCTCACTGCCAGTGACCGTCGAATTCTGTTGGGCTGTGCGGCCGGAGCGGGCCTGGCAGCGGTGTACTCCGTGCCGATGGGCGGCGCCCTGTTCGCGATCCAGATCGCGCTGCCCGGAGCCGCCGGGCCGGCGACATCAGGCGGAAGCTGGAGCCTGCGCGCGGTGGGGACCGCGATGATCACCTCGAGCATCGCGGTGGCGGTGGCCGCCCCGGTCACTCACCTCGAGGTGCCGCTGCATTGGCCCGATCCCGAGCTGTCGTATTTGCTGACCGGATTCGCCGTCCTGATCTCACCGCTGGCGCTGGCAGTCGGCCGCGGCTTCAACCGGTTGATGGCCTACACCAAAGGCCATCGGGTCGGTGACTCATGGCTGCTGATACCGGCGATCGCGGCCGCCGGGCTGTTGGTCGGCGTGCTGTCGCATTGGTGGCCCGAACTGCCGGGCAACGGCAAAAGCGTGCTGACAGTCAGCGTCGCGTCCGGCCTGACCCTGGCCTCGGCCGGCGTCATCCTGCTTCTCAAGCCGCTGGTGACAGCGGTGTTCCTGCGCGCGGGCGCGGTCGGCGGCATGCTCACTCCCGCGTTGGCGACCGGCGCGGCGATGGGGTCGGTGGTGGCCGTGGTGGTGAATACCTGGACGCCGATGACGGTCAGCGTGCCGGCGGTGTCACTCGCCTGTGCCGCGGGGGTGCTGGCAATCACGCAGGGCGCCCCGGCCTGGGCAGCGCTGTTCGTGTGGGAGCTGGCCCGCCCGCCGTGGTGGCTGCTGATCGTCTTCGCCGCCGCCGCGTACGCCGCGAGTCTGCTCGACGGATTCCTGCGGCGCCGCCGAGAAATTCAGTTGAACTCCCCAGCGCGCCACTGA
- a CDS encoding ABC transporter family substrate-binding protein, producing MGVPTGLRSLQALAVLLSVLVTAACTVSPPPAPQSTETTNSPPPPPARATQIIMGIDSIGAGFNPHLLSDQSPVNAAISALVLPSSFRPIPDPATPTGSRWEMDPTLLVSAEVTNQNPFTVTYKIRPEASWTDNAPIAADDFWYLWRQMVSQPGVVDPAGYDLITGVQSIEGGKTAVVTFAQPYPAWRELFNDLLPAHIVKDVPGGFPAGLARAMPVTAGQFRVDNIDPQRDEILLARNDRFWGPPAHPDQILFRRAGAPAALADSIRNGDTQVAQVHGGAAAFAQLSAIPDVRTARIVTPRVMQMTLRASEPKLADPAVRKAILGLLDVDLLAAVGAGSDNTVTLAQAQVRAPSDPGYVPTAPPALGKQRSLELLEQVGFQIDRTPTESPVPSPPSAGSRTPTPQPGPPELTRGRVSKDGEILSLVIGVAANDPTAVAVANTAADQLRSVGIAATVLPLDPPVLYGDALVNNRVDAIVGWHAAGGDLATALASRYGCPALEATAVSTAAPTSTTASTSPTPSTTPSPSTTTMTPTSPPPPAPESGALVQAPSNLTGICDRSIQPNIEAALDGSAKIGDVIDLVEPRLWNLSAVLPILQDTTIVAVGPSVQNVSLSGAVPVGIVGDAGRWAKAAQ from the coding sequence ATGGGCGTGCCGACCGGACTGCGCAGCCTGCAAGCCCTGGCTGTACTGCTGTCCGTGCTGGTCACGGCGGCCTGTACGGTCAGTCCGCCGCCCGCGCCGCAAAGCACCGAGACGACGAATTCGCCGCCCCCGCCACCGGCCCGGGCCACCCAGATCATCATGGGCATCGACTCGATCGGCGCCGGGTTCAATCCGCACCTGCTGTCGGATCAATCCCCGGTGAACGCCGCCATCAGCGCGCTGGTGCTGCCCAGTTCGTTCCGCCCGATCCCGGATCCCGCGACGCCGACCGGCTCCCGCTGGGAGATGGATCCGACGCTGCTGGTCTCGGCGGAGGTGACCAACCAGAACCCGTTCACCGTCACCTACAAGATCCGGCCCGAAGCGTCGTGGACCGACAACGCCCCGATCGCCGCCGACGACTTCTGGTACCTCTGGCGCCAGATGGTCAGCCAGCCCGGCGTGGTCGACCCTGCCGGCTACGACCTGATCACTGGCGTCCAGTCGATCGAGGGCGGCAAGACCGCGGTGGTGACGTTCGCCCAGCCGTACCCGGCGTGGCGAGAACTGTTCAATGACCTGCTGCCCGCCCACATCGTCAAGGATGTGCCGGGTGGTTTCCCGGCCGGCCTGGCCCGCGCGATGCCGGTGACGGCGGGCCAGTTCCGGGTGGACAACATCGACCCGCAACGCGACGAGATCCTGCTGGCGCGCAACGACAGGTTCTGGGGACCGCCGGCCCACCCCGACCAGATTCTGTTCCGCCGCGCAGGCGCGCCCGCCGCGCTGGCCGATTCGATCCGCAACGGCGACACTCAGGTGGCGCAGGTCCACGGCGGCGCCGCGGCATTCGCCCAGCTGTCGGCGATCCCCGACGTGCGCACCGCGCGGATCGTCACCCCGCGCGTCATGCAGATGACCTTGCGGGCGAGCGAGCCCAAACTGGCGGATCCTGCTGTGCGCAAAGCGATTCTGGGTCTGCTGGACGTCGACCTGCTGGCCGCCGTGGGCGCGGGCAGCGACAACACCGTCACCCTGGCCCAGGCCCAGGTGCGCGCCCCGAGCGATCCGGGTTATGTACCCACCGCGCCGCCGGCGCTTGGCAAGCAGCGCTCCCTGGAACTACTCGAACAGGTCGGCTTCCAGATCGACCGCACACCCACCGAATCTCCGGTGCCGTCGCCGCCGTCGGCCGGCTCGCGCACCCCGACACCGCAGCCCGGGCCGCCGGAGCTCACCCGGGGGCGGGTCAGCAAGGACGGCGAGATCCTGTCATTGGTGATCGGTGTGGCGGCCAACGACCCGACGGCGGTGGCGGTGGCCAACACCGCGGCCGATCAGCTGCGCAGTGTCGGGATCGCCGCGACGGTGCTGCCGCTGGATCCGCCCGTGCTCTACGGGGACGCGCTGGTGAACAACCGGGTCGACGCCATCGTCGGCTGGCACGCTGCAGGCGGTGACCTGGCCACCGCGCTGGCCTCCCGCTACGGCTGCCCCGCGTTGGAGGCGACGGCGGTGTCGACGGCCGCCCCGACCAGCACGACGGCCAGCACATCGCCAACGCCGTCGACGACTCCGTCGCCCAGCACGACCACTATGACGCCGACGAGCCCGCCGCCGCCCGCCCCGGAATCCGGTGCGCTGGTGCAGGCGCCGTCCAACCTCACCGGCATCTGCGATCGCAGCATTCAGCCCAATATTGAAGCGGCGCTTGATGGTTCGGCCAAGATCGGCGACGTCATCGATCTGGTCGAACCTCGGTTGTGGAACCTATCGGCAGTGTTGCCGATTCTGCAGGACACCACGATCGTCGCTGTCGGCCCAAGCGTGCAGAACGTCAGCCTGAGCGGGGCGGTGCCGGTCGGCATCGTCGGTGACGCCGGCCGTTGGGCCAAAGCCGCGCAGTAG
- the typA gene encoding translational GTPase TypA, producing the protein MTNQDFRNVAIVAHVDHGKTTLVDAMLRQSGALTHRGDDAIERLMDSGDLEKEKGITILAKNTAVHRHHPDGSMTVINVIDTPGHADFGGEVERGLSMVDGVLLLVDASEGPLPQTRFVLRKALAAHLPVILVVNKTDRPDARIAEVVEESHDLLLDVASDLDEEAQAAAEKALDLPTLYASGRAGIASTTQPANGENPDGENLDPLFDVLLEHIPPPQGDPEAPLQALVTNLDASAFLGRLALIRIYKGRIKKGQQVAWMRDVDGHPVITNAKITELLVTEGVERTPTDEAIAGDIVAVAGIPEIMIGDTLADTEHAHALPRIHVDEPAISVTVGTNTSPLAGKVSGHKLTARMVKSRLDSELVGNVSIKVVDIGRPDAWEVQGRGELALAVLVEQMRREGFELTVGKPQVVTRTIDGKLHEPFEAMTIDCPEEFVGAITQLMAARKGRMEEMTNHAAGWVRMDFIVPSRGLIGFRTDFLTLTRGTGIANAVFDGYRPWAGEIRARHTGSLVSDRTGQITPFAMIQLADRGQFFVEPGQETYEGQVVGINPRAEDLDINITREKKLTNMRSSTADVMETLARPLELGLEQAMEFCAEDECVEVTPEIVRVRKVELDATLRARAKARAKARG; encoded by the coding sequence GTGACCAACCAAGACTTCCGCAATGTCGCCATTGTGGCGCACGTCGACCACGGCAAGACCACGCTGGTGGACGCCATGTTGCGGCAGTCCGGTGCCCTGACGCACCGCGGCGACGACGCGATCGAACGCCTGATGGACTCCGGTGATCTGGAGAAGGAAAAAGGCATCACGATCCTGGCGAAAAACACCGCCGTGCACCGTCATCACCCCGATGGTTCGATGACAGTGATCAACGTCATAGACACCCCCGGTCACGCCGACTTCGGCGGCGAGGTGGAGCGCGGGTTGTCCATGGTCGACGGGGTGCTGTTGCTGGTCGACGCCTCGGAGGGCCCGCTGCCGCAGACCCGGTTCGTGCTGCGCAAGGCGCTGGCCGCCCACCTGCCGGTGATCCTGGTGGTCAACAAGACCGACCGGCCCGATGCTCGCATCGCCGAGGTCGTCGAGGAGAGCCACGACCTGTTGCTCGACGTCGCATCCGATCTCGACGAGGAGGCACAGGCCGCCGCCGAGAAGGCACTGGACCTGCCGACGCTGTACGCCTCCGGCCGCGCGGGCATCGCCAGCACCACCCAACCGGCCAACGGCGAGAACCCTGACGGAGAGAACCTCGACCCGTTGTTCGACGTCCTGCTCGAGCACATCCCGCCGCCGCAGGGCGATCCCGAGGCGCCGCTGCAGGCCCTGGTGACCAACCTGGACGCGTCGGCGTTCCTGGGCCGGCTCGCGCTGATCCGGATCTACAAGGGCCGCATCAAGAAGGGCCAGCAGGTCGCCTGGATGCGTGACGTCGACGGGCACCCCGTCATCACGAACGCCAAGATCACCGAGCTGCTGGTCACCGAGGGCGTGGAACGCACCCCGACGGACGAGGCGATCGCCGGTGACATCGTCGCGGTCGCCGGCATTCCCGAGATCATGATCGGCGACACCCTCGCCGACACCGAGCACGCCCACGCGCTGCCGCGCATCCACGTCGACGAGCCCGCGATCTCGGTGACCGTCGGCACCAACACCTCGCCGCTGGCCGGCAAGGTGTCCGGGCACAAGCTGACCGCGCGAATGGTCAAGTCCCGCTTGGATTCCGAACTGGTCGGCAACGTGTCCATCAAGGTCGTCGACATCGGGCGCCCGGATGCCTGGGAAGTCCAGGGCCGCGGTGAGCTGGCCCTGGCGGTGCTCGTCGAGCAGATGCGCCGCGAAGGCTTCGAGCTGACGGTCGGCAAGCCGCAGGTGGTGACCCGCACCATCGACGGCAAGCTGCACGAGCCGTTCGAGGCGATGACGATCGACTGCCCCGAGGAATTCGTCGGCGCCATCACCCAGTTGATGGCCGCGCGCAAGGGCCGCATGGAAGAGATGACCAACCACGCCGCCGGTTGGGTACGAATGGATTTCATCGTGCCCAGCCGCGGGCTGATCGGGTTCCGCACCGACTTCTTGACGCTCACGCGCGGCACGGGCATCGCGAACGCGGTGTTCGACGGTTACCGCCCGTGGGCGGGGGAGATCCGGGCCCGGCACACCGGCTCGCTGGTGTCCGACCGCACCGGCCAGATCACCCCGTTCGCGATGATCCAGCTCGCCGACCGCGGGCAGTTCTTCGTCGAGCCCGGCCAGGAGACCTACGAGGGCCAGGTCGTGGGGATCAACCCGCGGGCCGAGGACCTCGACATCAACATCACCCGCGAAAAAAAGCTCACCAATATGCGCTCGTCCACCGCTGATGTGATGGAGACGCTGGCCCGACCGCTGGAACTCGGCCTCGAGCAGGCGATGGAGTTCTGCGCCGAGGACGAGTGCGTCGAGGTGACCCCGGAGATCGTCCGGGTCCGCAAGGTCGAACTCGACGCCACCCTCCGGGCGCGCGCGAAGGCTCGGGCCAAGGCCAGGGGCTGA
- a CDS encoding bifunctional 2-polyprenyl-6-hydroxyphenol methylase/3-demethylubiquinol 3-O-methyltransferase UbiG, translating into MENLPLPPTAGSSIQRAMERRLLRRSIASGEITMPAVPGMLEAYVTMCANLFGTLGSEFSAEQIDELRGILHAQLTEAFTASPRSEIVISYSAPVGTVLSYHVKSRWWTVEGAYENWIATREPPLFGSEPDARVWALATEAADPPSFPILDLGAGTGRNALALARRGHAVDVVELTASFAESIRAAAQSESLAVRVLQRDIFATADDLRRDYQLILLSEVVSDFRSTDQLRGIFDLASRCLAPGGRLVFNAFVAHRDYIPDDGALQLGQQCYTTIFTQHQMADALAGFPLTLVSDMSVYDYERDHLPAGTWPPTSWYAEWVSGQDVFDVPRDERPVEMRWLVYEKSSTPPT; encoded by the coding sequence GTGGAGAACTTGCCGCTTCCCCCGACCGCAGGCTCATCGATTCAACGCGCCATGGAACGCCGGCTGCTCCGGCGTTCGATCGCCAGCGGTGAGATCACCATGCCCGCCGTGCCAGGCATGCTCGAGGCGTATGTGACCATGTGCGCCAACCTTTTCGGGACACTGGGCAGCGAATTCAGCGCCGAGCAGATCGACGAACTCCGCGGCATCCTGCATGCCCAGTTGACCGAAGCGTTCACCGCCTCCCCGCGTTCGGAGATCGTCATCTCCTACAGCGCCCCCGTCGGAACGGTGTTGAGCTACCACGTGAAAAGCCGGTGGTGGACGGTTGAAGGCGCGTACGAGAACTGGATCGCCACCCGCGAACCGCCGCTGTTCGGTTCGGAGCCGGACGCGCGGGTGTGGGCACTGGCCACCGAGGCGGCCGATCCCCCCTCCTTCCCGATCCTGGATCTGGGTGCCGGAACCGGACGCAACGCACTCGCCCTGGCGCGGCGCGGCCATGCCGTCGACGTGGTGGAGCTGACGGCCTCGTTCGCCGAAAGCATCCGCGCGGCCGCCCAGAGCGAGTCGCTCGCCGTTCGCGTGTTGCAACGCGACATCTTCGCGACGGCCGACGACCTCCGCCGCGACTACCAATTGATTTTGCTGTCGGAGGTCGTGTCGGACTTCCGGTCCACCGATCAGCTGCGCGGGATCTTCGACTTGGCCTCGCGGTGCCTGGCCCCCGGCGGCCGCCTGGTGTTCAACGCGTTCGTCGCGCACCGCGACTACATCCCCGATGACGGGGCACTTCAGCTGGGCCAGCAGTGCTACACCACGATCTTCACGCAACACCAGATGGCCGATGCATTGGCCGGGTTTCCGCTGACCCTGGTGTCGGACATGTCGGTCTATGACTACGAGAGGGACCATCTGCCGGCCGGGACCTGGCCGCCGACCAGCTGGTACGCCGAATGGGTCAGCGGGCAGGACGTGTTCGACGTCCCCCGCGACGAACGTCCGGTCGAGATGCGCTGGCTGGTGTACGAGAAGTCGAGCACACCACCTACGTGA